Proteins from a genomic interval of Desulfofustis limnaeus:
- a CDS encoding MBL fold metallo-hydrolase: MNEIIKKIMRACILRGSSQIGGSCVAIESLGKRLLVEFGLPLDAESNTEQYLPTIPGLDGNDSSLLGVLISHPHLDHFGLLAHIAQTIPVGMGAAARRILKAAGPFLPVNWPIPAAGWSYRSGHRIDIGPFSVTPFLVDHSAYDAYALMIESDGKSIFYSGDLRSHGRKSKLFERILSHPPINIDTLLLEGSSLGRISDSTESLTEHDVENQLVQILKATEGMALIHASGQNIDRVVSIFKASKRTRRRLIIDLYTAAILEATENPNLPQSSWPEIALYVPQAQRVQVKENAWFELLKRHSTNRIFIENLPEMVERSTLLFRPLHRFDLEKARCLSGAVYVYSVTVN, from the coding sequence TTGAATGAAATTATAAAGAAAATTATGCGAGCTTGCATACTTCGTGGCAGCAGCCAGATTGGCGGGAGCTGTGTTGCGATCGAAAGCCTTGGAAAGCGTCTGCTGGTTGAATTTGGTCTGCCATTGGACGCAGAGAGCAATACCGAACAATACCTTCCGACAATACCAGGACTCGACGGCAATGATTCATCGCTGCTGGGAGTCCTGATATCCCACCCTCACCTTGATCATTTCGGATTGCTTGCCCATATTGCTCAAACGATCCCTGTCGGAATGGGGGCTGCCGCCCGCCGGATACTCAAAGCTGCCGGACCCTTTCTGCCAGTCAATTGGCCTATCCCGGCTGCAGGCTGGTCTTATCGGTCGGGACATCGAATCGACATCGGCCCTTTTTCGGTAACCCCTTTTCTTGTCGACCACTCTGCTTACGACGCCTATGCGCTCATGATTGAAAGCGACGGAAAAAGCATTTTTTACAGTGGGGACTTACGCAGCCATGGACGAAAGTCGAAGTTGTTTGAGCGGATACTGTCACATCCGCCGATCAACATTGACACGCTCCTGTTGGAAGGGTCCTCCCTCGGCCGTATTTCGGATTCGACGGAGTCTCTAACCGAACATGATGTCGAAAATCAACTGGTGCAGATCCTGAAAGCAACAGAAGGCATGGCCCTGATTCACGCGTCTGGACAGAATATTGACCGGGTTGTCTCCATTTTCAAAGCTTCCAAACGTACGAGAAGACGGCTCATTATCGATCTCTACACAGCTGCCATTCTGGAAGCGACTGAAAACCCCAATCTCCCGCAATCATCCTGGCCTGAGATTGCTTTGTACGTGCCGCAAGCCCAGCGGGTACAGGTCAAGGAGAACGCGTGGTTCGAATTATTGAAACGCCACTCAACCAATCGTATCTTCATTGAAAATCTTCCTGAGATGGTCGAGAGATCAACGCTGCTCTTTCGCCCATTGCATCGATTTGACCTCGAGAAGGCACGATGCCTCTCTGGTGCGGTCTATGTTTATTCCGTAACCGTCAATTAA
- a CDS encoding IS5 family transposase: MTQFGLFDYHKRLSRIDKAGDPLIELNKVVDWEQFRVLINRALEKPRKSPAGAKGYDPILLFKILILQSLYNLSDEAMEYQILDRYSFSRFLGIREGSKVPDATTIFRFRDELAKAGVVELLFTQFDQFLREHGFRAQKGQIVDASIIRVPTQRNSREENEDIKAGTPITSWDEPKRRQKDTDARWTKKNGKAFFGYKNHVSIDVGHKFIRSYEVTDASVHDSQVFTELLDPENTSNDVWADSAYRSEESLQELAQQGFQEHLQLKGNRHRKLTDEERQANRTRSKIRSRVEHVFGVMAMRTGSTLMRGIGMVRIRAKIGLRNLAYNVSRFALLATA; this comes from the coding sequence ATGACACAATTCGGCCTCTTCGATTATCACAAGCGACTCTCCCGGATCGATAAAGCCGGTGATCCCCTGATCGAACTCAATAAGGTGGTTGATTGGGAACAGTTCCGTGTCCTCATCAACCGTGCACTTGAGAAACCGCGTAAATCTCCAGCCGGTGCCAAGGGCTACGACCCAATCCTGCTGTTCAAGATCCTGATTCTCCAGTCTTTGTACAATCTCTCCGACGAGGCCATGGAGTATCAGATCCTTGATCGCTATTCGTTTTCCCGGTTCCTTGGTATTCGTGAAGGTTCCAAGGTGCCCGATGCCACCACCATCTTCCGCTTCCGGGATGAACTGGCCAAAGCCGGCGTGGTGGAGCTGCTGTTTACCCAGTTCGATCAGTTCCTCCGTGAGCATGGCTTTCGTGCGCAAAAGGGCCAGATTGTCGATGCCTCCATTATCCGCGTTCCCACTCAGCGCAACAGCCGGGAAGAAAACGAAGATATCAAAGCCGGCACACCCATCACCTCATGGGACGAACCGAAACGCCGGCAAAAAGATACCGATGCCCGCTGGACCAAGAAGAACGGCAAAGCGTTCTTTGGCTACAAGAACCATGTCAGTATCGACGTCGGTCACAAGTTCATTCGCAGCTATGAGGTCACCGACGCCAGTGTCCATGACAGTCAAGTGTTTACCGAGCTGCTTGACCCGGAAAATACCAGTAATGACGTCTGGGCCGATTCTGCGTACCGTTCCGAAGAATCGTTGCAGGAGTTGGCACAACAAGGGTTTCAAGAACACCTGCAGCTCAAGGGCAACCGGCACCGAAAGCTGACCGACGAAGAGCGCCAGGCGAATCGGACCAGATCGAAGATCCGTAGCCGTGTCGAACATGTCTTCGGGGTGATGGCCATGCGTACCGGCAGTACACTGATGCGCGGGATTGGCATGGTCAGAATCAGGGCCAAGATCGGCTTGCGCAATTTGGCTTACAATGTGAGCCGTTTTGCACTGCTGGCCACCGCTTAA
- a CDS encoding multiheme c-type cytochrome, with translation MAIHGSDPVTDADSCLSCHGTEVKITGTETRDTEMGEMVFPTLSHWPNAGVGRVNPDGSKGACSACHTRHQFSIEMARKPYTCAQCHKGPDVPAYKVYEVSVHGNIQKAMDTYWDYQAVPWTVGKDFTAPTCATCHASEVVDEEGEVLATRSHRMNDRLPWRIFGLPYAHPHPIAADTTPIVNAAGLNLPTELDGTPVSVFLIDAEEMAVRQARMEAVCLGCHSQQWVDGHFQRLDRSIETTNHMTLQATKILSQAWEEGLAAGIPQGANPFDEAIELKWVEQWLFYGNSIRFATAMGGADYGVFANGRWTQNKNLQEMLDYLTLLRAVNKRE, from the coding sequence ATGGCCATCCATGGCTCAGATCCGGTCACTGATGCCGATTCGTGCCTCTCCTGTCATGGCACCGAGGTCAAAATCACTGGTACTGAAACCCGTGATACGGAGATGGGTGAAATGGTGTTTCCCACCCTCTCCCATTGGCCCAACGCCGGCGTCGGCAGGGTGAACCCGGACGGCAGCAAGGGGGCCTGCTCCGCTTGTCATACCCGACACCAGTTTTCCATCGAAATGGCCCGTAAGCCCTACACCTGCGCCCAGTGTCACAAGGGGCCGGATGTGCCGGCCTACAAGGTCTACGAGGTCAGCGTCCATGGCAACATCCAGAAAGCGATGGATACCTACTGGGATTACCAGGCGGTTCCGTGGACGGTCGGCAAAGATTTTACTGCACCTACCTGCGCCACGTGTCATGCCAGCGAAGTGGTCGATGAAGAAGGTGAAGTTCTTGCCACCCGGAGCCACCGGATGAACGATCGGCTGCCGTGGCGGATTTTCGGCCTGCCGTACGCCCATCCCCACCCGATTGCCGCCGACACCACCCCCATCGTCAATGCCGCCGGGCTCAATCTGCCCACCGAACTGGACGGTACGCCGGTAAGTGTGTTTCTCATTGACGCCGAGGAGATGGCTGTGCGCCAGGCAAGAATGGAAGCGGTCTGTCTCGGTTGTCATAGCCAGCAGTGGGTGGATGGCCATTTTCAGCGCCTCGACAGATCCATTGAGACCACCAATCATATGACCTTGCAGGCAACGAAAATACTCAGCCAGGCTTGGGAAGAAGGATTAGCCGCAGGCATCCCGCAGGGCGCCAATCCCTTTGACGAGGCGATCGAACTCAAATGGGTCGAGCAATGGCTCTTCTATGGCAATTCGATTCGCTTTGCTACCGCCATGGGTGGTGCGGATTATGGGGTATTTGCCAACGGACGCTGGACCCAGAACAAGAACCTGCAAGAGATGCTCGACTATCTCACGCTCCTGCGGGCGGTCAACAAGCGGGAGTGA
- a CDS encoding NUDIX hydrolase, whose product MQAALRELREETGYGGGEAHLIGWVRPNPAIQDNICSTVLVEPVKKLGKPRFEDMEDIEVFTVSPTTALAMAAGGEIRHGLVLNALMFYAMHRGLPLPNKGSRAVENR is encoded by the coding sequence GTGCAGGCGGCCCTCCGGGAACTGCGAGAGGAGACCGGCTACGGCGGTGGTGAAGCGCACCTGATCGGCTGGGTACGACCCAACCCCGCCATCCAGGACAACATCTGTTCCACCGTTCTGGTGGAACCGGTCAAGAAATTGGGTAAGCCACGCTTTGAGGACATGGAGGACATCGAAGTATTCACCGTCTCGCCAACCACTGCCCTGGCCATGGCTGCCGGCGGAGAAATCCGCCACGGCCTGGTCCTCAATGCACTCATGTTCTATGCCATGCACCGCGGTCTCCCGCTCCCGAACAAGGGTAGCAGAGCGGTTGAGAATCGCTGA
- a CDS encoding DUF72 domain-containing protein, translated as MDSTNLLHIGTCSWKYESWRGIVYPEGSPINYLHEYGKRFSTVEVDQWFWSLFAGNKAVLPKRSVIAEYASSIPDHFLFGIKVPNSITLTHHYSTDRHQPLRPNPHFLSISLMHQFLKAIEPLGRHIGPLIFQFEYLNKTKMSGLTQFLSLFGEFADHLPGGYTYCLETRNRNYLQPRYFDFLATHDLYHVFLHGYYMPPLFDVYEQFRDSIDKLTVIRLLGSGRQEIEKQTGEEWSRIVAPKDEDISRLASLLSELGARGIETFLYVNNHFEGSAPRTITRIEQALRTTRRVPGNPQNTPP; from the coding sequence ATGGACAGCACGAACCTTCTCCATATCGGCACCTGCAGTTGGAAATACGAATCCTGGCGGGGTATCGTCTATCCGGAAGGCAGCCCCATCAACTATCTCCACGAATACGGCAAACGATTCTCAACGGTCGAAGTGGACCAGTGGTTCTGGTCACTGTTTGCCGGCAACAAGGCAGTCTTGCCCAAACGCTCGGTAATCGCCGAATATGCCTCCTCGATCCCGGATCATTTTCTTTTCGGCATCAAGGTACCCAACAGTATCACCCTCACCCACCATTACAGCACGGACCGGCATCAACCGCTCCGGCCCAATCCGCATTTTCTGTCCATCAGCCTGATGCATCAATTCTTGAAAGCCATTGAGCCGCTGGGCAGACACATCGGTCCCCTCATCTTTCAGTTCGAATATCTCAACAAGACGAAGATGTCGGGGCTGACCCAATTTCTGAGCTTATTCGGTGAATTTGCCGATCACTTGCCGGGCGGCTACACCTACTGTCTCGAGACGCGGAACAGGAATTATCTCCAGCCCCGCTATTTCGATTTCCTGGCCACGCATGATCTGTACCACGTCTTCCTGCACGGTTACTACATGCCGCCACTTTTCGACGTCTATGAACAGTTTCGGGACAGTATCGACAAGCTGACGGTGATCAGGTTGCTCGGCTCAGGCCGGCAGGAAATCGAAAAACAGACCGGAGAGGAGTGGAGCCGCATCGTTGCCCCCAAGGACGAAGACATCTCCCGGTTGGCATCACTGCTCTCCGAGCTTGGCGCCCGGGGAATCGAAACCTTTCTCTATGTCAACAACCATTTTGAAGGTTCCGCCCCGCGGACCATCACCAGGATCGAGCAGGCGTTACGCACCACCCGACGAGTCCCCGGTAATCCTCAAAACACACCACCATGA
- a CDS encoding twitching motility protein — protein sequence MVDSQSITLKANQAALILEVDEDGAIDINVAALEEEGLASALCQAIAYKIVHDEQFQAELMDMLDFEDD from the coding sequence ATGGTGGACTCCCAATCGATTACTCTGAAGGCCAACCAAGCGGCGCTGATTCTTGAAGTGGACGAAGACGGCGCCATTGACATCAACGTTGCTGCACTGGAAGAGGAAGGGCTGGCTTCTGCCCTGTGCCAGGCGATTGCCTACAAGATCGTCCATGACGAGCAGTTCCAGGCGGAGCTTATGGACATGCTCGACTTTGAGGACGATTGA
- the tsaA gene encoding tRNA (N6-threonylcarbamoyladenosine(37)-N6)-methyltransferase TrmO, whose protein sequence is MDQPVITPIGILHGDIHSREDAPKFYSESDRRGILEIYPQYLEGLDGIMPGQTIVVLFWLHQAQRDVLKVYPRGDKSRGLRGVFATRSPMRPNPIAISELSVEAVDGNRVAVKGLDILDGSPIVDIKKKHS, encoded by the coding sequence ATGGACCAGCCCGTCATCACCCCCATCGGCATCCTGCATGGCGATATCCACAGTCGTGAGGATGCTCCGAAGTTCTACAGCGAATCCGATCGTCGCGGGATTTTGGAGATCTATCCGCAGTACCTCGAAGGTCTTGACGGTATCATGCCCGGCCAGACTATTGTTGTTCTCTTCTGGCTGCATCAGGCCCAACGGGATGTGCTCAAGGTGTACCCGCGCGGCGACAAATCACGGGGTTTGCGTGGAGTCTTCGCCACACGGAGCCCCATGCGGCCGAATCCGATTGCGATTTCAGAACTCTCCGTTGAGGCTGTTGACGGCAACCGGGTCGCGGTCAAGGGCCTGGACATCCTCGACGGCAGTCCGATTGTCGACATCAAGAAGAAGCACTCGTAG
- a CDS encoding TRAP transporter small permease, producing the protein MPSPPKPHPATKQQPAAEPTHTVPEEAEDHTKTAVPLAIEDWLTVAVMALLALITFTNVIVRYFTDRSFAWTEEISIFLMIVLALVAGSAAVARNRHIRIDYFIGKGSRTRQRTLGQLAAAMVFLLFSLIAVLSSRMVWDHIRFNETSPGIGVPQWWYSLWLPLLSIAIALRALGLLIRQRRGQ; encoded by the coding sequence ATGCCTTCCCCACCTAAACCCCACCCAGCAACGAAACAGCAGCCCGCAGCAGAGCCCACCCACACGGTGCCGGAGGAAGCTGAAGACCATACGAAAACCGCCGTACCACTTGCTATCGAAGACTGGTTGACGGTTGCCGTCATGGCCCTGCTGGCCCTGATCACCTTTACCAACGTCATCGTTCGTTATTTCACCGACCGTTCCTTCGCCTGGACCGAAGAGATATCGATCTTTTTGATGATCGTGTTGGCGCTGGTGGCCGGCTCTGCTGCCGTCGCCCGCAACCGCCATATCCGCATCGACTATTTTATCGGCAAAGGGTCTCGCACCCGTCAACGGACCCTCGGTCAGCTGGCGGCGGCGATGGTCTTCCTCCTCTTCTCATTGATCGCCGTCTTGAGCTCCCGCATGGTCTGGGACCACATTCGTTTCAACGAGACCTCGCCCGGTATCGGTGTACCGCAATGGTGGTATTCGCTGTGGCTGCCGCTGCTTTCCATCGCCATCGCCCTACGGGCGCTCGGGCTGTTGATCCGTCAGAGGCGCGGCCAATGA
- a CDS encoding TRAP transporter large permease, whose amino-acid sequence MIGVSLFLVFLVLMVAGVPIGVSMGLSAAVAIALANLDTQWFGLLAVPQNFYAGLGKYPLLAIPMFVLVGIIFNRSGVALRLVRFAVSIFGQGPGMLPLVAIAVAMLLGGISGSGPATAAAVGSVMIAAMTRAGYPPAFSASVIGAAAAIDIIIPPSVALIIYSVLVPGASVPAMFAAGMIPGIMVGLAMMIPSVWLAKKHQMGLQEDSMSRPPFWESLREASWGLAAPVLILGGMRLGWFTPTEAAVVAVFYGLFVGMVIHRSITVRDLFGILRDAGELSAVILLVVALAGIFAYSLSTLGIIDPITEGIVRSGLGEYGVLILLVFLLIFVGMFLDGISIFLILVPILLPIAAFYQWDLVWFGILLTLMVAIGQFTPPLAVNLMVSCRIAQVSMERTVRWVCWLLLSVFCVLLLVIVFPPLALWLPRTLGY is encoded by the coding sequence ATGATCGGCGTCTCCCTATTTCTCGTTTTTCTGGTCTTGATGGTGGCCGGTGTGCCGATCGGCGTGTCGATGGGTTTATCCGCCGCAGTGGCCATCGCGCTGGCCAATCTCGACACCCAGTGGTTCGGTCTGCTGGCCGTGCCGCAGAATTTTTACGCCGGTCTTGGTAAATACCCATTGCTGGCCATCCCGATGTTCGTGCTGGTCGGGATTATCTTCAACCGCTCCGGCGTGGCCCTGCGCCTCGTTCGCTTCGCCGTCTCCATTTTCGGCCAGGGACCGGGGATGTTACCGCTGGTGGCCATTGCTGTTGCCATGCTGCTCGGCGGCATATCCGGTTCCGGCCCGGCAACCGCCGCCGCCGTCGGCAGCGTCATGATCGCAGCCATGACTCGCGCCGGTTACCCGCCGGCCTTTTCGGCCAGTGTTATCGGTGCGGCTGCCGCCATCGACATCATCATCCCTCCGTCGGTTGCCTTGATCATCTATTCCGTCCTTGTCCCGGGCGCTTCGGTGCCGGCCATGTTCGCTGCCGGCATGATCCCGGGAATCATGGTTGGTCTGGCCATGATGATACCGTCGGTCTGGCTGGCCAAAAAACACCAGATGGGGCTGCAGGAGGACTCGATGAGTAGGCCGCCTTTCTGGGAGAGTCTGCGAGAGGCCTCCTGGGGCCTGGCCGCACCGGTGCTGATCCTCGGCGGTATGCGGCTCGGCTGGTTTACCCCGACTGAGGCCGCCGTGGTTGCCGTCTTTTACGGGCTTTTTGTCGGCATGGTCATCCATCGCAGCATTACCGTCCGTGATCTCTTCGGTATCCTGCGTGACGCCGGCGAGTTGTCGGCGGTCATTCTACTGGTGGTGGCGCTGGCCGGAATCTTTGCCTATTCCTTGTCGACCCTTGGTATCATCGATCCGATTACCGAAGGTATCGTCCGTTCCGGTCTCGGCGAATACGGCGTTTTGATCTTGCTTGTTTTTCTGTTGATCTTTGTCGGTATGTTTCTCGACGGCATCTCGATCTTTCTCATTTTGGTGCCGATCCTGTTACCCATCGCCGCCTTCTATCAGTGGGATCTCGTCTGGTTCGGCATCCTGCTGACGCTGATGGTGGCCATCGGCCAGTTCACCCCGCCGCTGGCCGTGAACCTGATGGTTTCGTGCCGGATAGCCCAAGTCAGTATGGAGCGGACGGTACGCTGGGTGTGCTGGCTGCTGTTGTCCGTGTTCTGCGTGCTGCTACTGGTTATCGTCTTCCCGCCGTTGGCCTTGTGGCTGCCCCGTACTCTTGGCTATTGA
- a CDS encoding DctP family TRAP transporter solute-binding subunit — protein MKQRISLAVLLVTALLLGAVAASAQNYKSEYKMSLVLGTAFPWGKGGEIWADLVRERTDGRINIKLYPGVSLVQGDQTRELSAIRQGVIDMAIGSTINWSPQVKELNLFSMPFLMPDFAAIDALTQGAVGERLFSVLEEAGVVPLAWGENGFREISNSKQAIRTPADLKGMKIRVVGSPLFLDTFTALGANPTQMSWADAQPALASGAVDGQENPLAIFTAAKLHTVGQKHITMWGYVADPLIFVVNQEVWNSWTEEDRAIVRQAAIDAGQQEIGIARAGLVEGDSAVLDEIKGNDVTITVLSEEERAAFVAATRPVFDKWKEQVGPDLVDMAEQAIAARAN, from the coding sequence ATGAAACAAAGGATCTCGCTGGCCGTGCTGTTGGTTACGGCCCTGCTGCTTGGTGCGGTTGCCGCTTCGGCGCAGAACTACAAATCAGAATACAAGATGTCGCTGGTACTGGGCACCGCCTTTCCCTGGGGCAAAGGCGGGGAGATCTGGGCTGATCTGGTGCGGGAACGTACCGACGGGCGGATCAATATCAAGCTTTATCCCGGTGTTTCGTTGGTTCAAGGCGATCAGACCCGGGAATTGTCGGCGATTCGCCAGGGCGTCATCGATATGGCCATTGGCTCGACCATCAACTGGTCGCCACAGGTCAAAGAACTCAACCTCTTCTCAATGCCGTTTCTGATGCCTGATTTCGCCGCCATCGACGCTCTGACCCAGGGTGCCGTCGGCGAACGTTTGTTCTCCGTCCTCGAAGAGGCCGGGGTCGTGCCGTTGGCCTGGGGGGAGAACGGTTTCCGTGAAATCTCCAACTCCAAACAGGCCATCCGCACCCCGGCTGATCTCAAGGGTATGAAGATCAGGGTCGTCGGATCGCCGCTCTTCCTCGATACCTTCACGGCGCTCGGCGCCAATCCGACGCAGATGAGCTGGGCCGACGCCCAGCCGGCTCTGGCCAGTGGTGCCGTCGACGGCCAGGAAAACCCGCTGGCTATCTTCACCGCTGCCAAGCTGCACACGGTCGGCCAGAAGCATATTACCATGTGGGGTTACGTGGCCGATCCGCTGATCTTCGTTGTTAACCAGGAGGTCTGGAACTCTTGGACCGAAGAGGATCGGGCCATTGTCAGGCAGGCTGCCATCGACGCTGGCCAGCAGGAGATCGGCATCGCCCGGGCCGGCCTGGTTGAAGGCGATAGCGCGGTGCTTGACGAGATCAAGGGCAACGATGTGACCATCACGGTGCTGAGCGAGGAGGAACGAGCAGCGTTCGTCGCGGCAACTCGCCCGGTCTTTGACAAGTGGAAAGAGCAGGTTGGTCCGGATCTGGTGGATATGGCCGAACAGGCTATCGCCGCCCGCGCTAACTGA
- a CDS encoding Fur family transcriptional regulator — translation MRHFETVCREEGIKVTQQRIEIFREVAQTEEHPEADKIYHRVRDRLPTVSLDTVYRTLWLLNDLGLVATLGSSREPTRFDANLERHHHFVCRQCGFTRDFVSNDLDSLVLPESLCSFGNVEQAQVQVRGLCRDCLEKERT, via the coding sequence ATGCGACACTTCGAGACCGTGTGCCGTGAAGAAGGAATCAAGGTGACGCAGCAGCGCATCGAGATTTTTCGCGAAGTGGCGCAAACAGAAGAGCATCCGGAGGCCGACAAAATTTATCACCGCGTCCGGGACCGTTTGCCGACGGTTTCCCTGGATACCGTCTACCGGACGCTGTGGTTACTTAACGACCTCGGGCTGGTGGCTACGCTTGGATCAAGTCGGGAACCAACCCGCTTTGATGCCAACTTGGAGCGCCACCATCACTTTGTCTGTCGGCAGTGTGGTTTCACCCGGGACTTTGTCAGTAACGACCTGGATAGCCTCGTCCTGCCAGAATCATTATGCTCATTCGGTAACGTTGAGCAGGCTCAAGTTCAGGTACGCGGCCTGTGCAGGGATTGTCTCGAAAAAGAACGAACATGA
- the katG gene encoding catalase/peroxidase HPI gives MSDTGKCPVTGRAGQRGAGGGTSNRDWWPNQLNLKILHQHSAKSNPMGEDFCYAEEFKKLDLAAVKKDLYALMTDSQEWWPADWGHYGPLFIRMAWHSAGTYRMGDGRGGAGTGNQRLAPLNSWPDNVNLDKARRLLWPIKQKYGRSISWADLMILAGNCALESMGFKTFGFGGGRADVWEPEEDVYWGAEEEWLATSDKPKSRYSGDRDLENPLAAVQMGLIYVNPEGPDGQPIPAESGRDVRETFARMAMNDEETVALVAGGHTFGKCHGAGPATHVGPEPEAAPLEEQGLGWKSSFGSGKGGDTIGSGLEGAWKPNPTTWDMGYLKVLFKYEWELLKSPAGAYIWLAKDVDEEDMVVDAHDPSKKRRPMMTTADLSLKFDPIYEKIARRYLENPEEFADAFARAWFKLTHRDMGPRSRYLGPEVPAEVLIWQDPIPDVDHGLIDDQDIAALKAKILASGLSVSQLVSTAWASAVTFRGSDMRGGANGARIRLAPQKDWEVNEPTKLQKVLQALEAIQKEFNAAQSGGKKVSLADLIVLGGCAGVEQAAKKAGHQVAVPFAPGRTDASQEQTDVVSFHVLEPKADGFRNYQKRKFAVTAEELLVDKAQLLTLTAPEMTALVGGLRVLGANYGGTAHGVFTKRPGTLTNDFFVNLLDMGTVWKPTAADQDIFEGTDRASGDLKWTGTRVDLVFGSNSQLRAVAEVYAGADAQEKFVKDFVAAWDKVMNLDRFDLA, from the coding sequence ATGAGTGACACTGGCAAATGCCCGGTAACGGGAAGGGCTGGACAACGGGGAGCCGGCGGCGGAACCTCGAATCGCGACTGGTGGCCGAACCAGTTGAATCTCAAAATTCTGCATCAGCACTCGGCTAAATCCAACCCCATGGGCGAAGATTTCTGCTATGCTGAGGAATTCAAGAAGCTCGACTTGGCGGCGGTCAAAAAAGATCTGTATGCGTTGATGACCGATTCGCAGGAGTGGTGGCCGGCCGACTGGGGCCACTACGGGCCGCTTTTTATCCGGATGGCCTGGCACAGTGCCGGCACCTACCGCATGGGCGACGGCCGTGGCGGTGCCGGGACCGGCAATCAGCGCCTGGCGCCGCTCAACAGCTGGCCGGACAACGTCAACCTGGACAAGGCGCGCCGCCTGTTGTGGCCGATCAAACAGAAATACGGGCGCAGCATTTCCTGGGCGGATCTGATGATTCTCGCCGGTAACTGCGCCCTCGAGTCGATGGGTTTCAAGACCTTTGGCTTTGGCGGTGGACGGGCGGACGTCTGGGAGCCGGAAGAAGATGTCTACTGGGGCGCCGAAGAGGAATGGCTGGCGACCAGCGACAAGCCCAAGAGCCGCTACAGTGGCGATCGTGATCTGGAGAACCCTCTGGCGGCGGTGCAGATGGGTTTGATCTACGTTAACCCGGAAGGACCGGATGGCCAGCCCATCCCGGCGGAATCTGGGCGTGATGTTCGCGAGACGTTCGCCCGGATGGCGATGAATGACGAAGAGACCGTCGCCCTGGTAGCCGGCGGGCACACCTTCGGCAAGTGCCATGGTGCCGGCCCGGCGACCCATGTGGGGCCAGAACCGGAGGCCGCCCCCCTCGAGGAGCAGGGTCTTGGCTGGAAGAGCAGTTTCGGCAGCGGCAAGGGCGGCGACACCATCGGCAGTGGCCTGGAGGGGGCCTGGAAGCCAAACCCGACCACCTGGGACATGGGGTATCTCAAGGTGCTGTTCAAGTACGAGTGGGAGCTGCTCAAGAGTCCGGCCGGGGCCTATATCTGGCTGGCCAAGGACGTGGACGAGGAGGATATGGTCGTCGACGCCCATGATCCGTCCAAGAAGCGTCGCCCGATGATGACCACGGCCGACCTGTCGCTCAAATTCGATCCTATTTACGAAAAAATTGCCCGACGCTACCTGGAGAACCCCGAGGAGTTTGCCGACGCTTTCGCCCGCGCCTGGTTCAAGCTGACCCACCGCGATATGGGCCCGCGTTCACGCTACCTCGGCCCGGAGGTCCCGGCCGAAGTGCTGATCTGGCAGGATCCGATACCGGACGTTGATCATGGGTTGATCGACGACCAGGACATTGCCGCTCTGAAAGCCAAGATTCTCGCTTCGGGCCTGTCCGTTTCCCAACTCGTCTCGACCGCCTGGGCGTCGGCGGTCACTTTTCGCGGCTCCGACATGCGCGGCGGGGCGAACGGGGCGCGGATTCGCCTGGCCCCGCAAAAGGACTGGGAGGTCAACGAGCCGACCAAGCTGCAGAAAGTCCTGCAGGCCCTTGAAGCGATTCAGAAGGAGTTTAACGCGGCGCAATCGGGAGGCAAGAAGGTATCACTGGCCGACCTAATCGTGTTGGGCGGCTGCGCCGGTGTCGAACAGGCGGCGAAGAAAGCCGGCCATCAGGTGGCCGTCCCCTTCGCACCGGGGCGAACGGATGCATCGCAGGAGCAGACTGACGTGGTATCGTTTCACGTGCTGGAGCCGAAGGCAGACGGGTTCCGCAACTACCAGAAACGCAAATTCGCCGTGACGGCCGAGGAGTTGCTGGTGGACAAGGCACAGCTGCTGACCCTGACCGCTCCGGAGATGACCGCCCTCGTGGGTGGGTTACGCGTTCTGGGCGCCAACTATGGCGGGACCGCGCACGGGGTCTTCACCAAGCGGCCGGGGACGTTGACCAACGATTTCTTCGTCAACTTACTCGATATGGGGACGGTCTGGAAACCGACCGCTGCGGACCAGGACATCTTCGAGGGGACGGATCGGGCTTCCGGCGACTTGAAGTGGACCGGTACCCGGGTCGATCTGGTGTTCGGCTCCAACTCACAGTTGCGGGCCGTGGCTGAGGTCTATGCCGGTGCCGACGCCCAGGAGAAATTCGTGAAAGACTTCGTGGCGGCGTGGGACAAGGTCATGAACCTCGACCGTTTTGATCTGGCCTGA